The nucleotide window AAAAAAACTTCAAATTACCACAGATATCAACGAGTTGGTTTCCAATTGTGATGTGATTATTTTGGCAGTTCCTTCCATCTATCTAGCAGAATCGATGGAAAAACTGACTTGCGATTATCAGGACAAATTATTCTGTTCTGCCATCAAAGGGATTGTTCCGAAACATAATGACATTGTTGCGCATTATCTAAAAGACCAATTCAAAATCGGATTCAAAAATCAGGCGGTGATTGCTGGACCTTGTCACGCGGAGGAAGTCGCGATGGAGCGATTGTCTTATTTGACGGTTGCTGTGGCAGGACAAGATGATGCTGATGTTCTGAAAAGCGTTTTGTCCTCTTATTATATTAAGGTCAATACAAGTTGTGATATTCTCGGAAACGAATATTCTGCGATTCTGAAAAATATTTATGCGATAGGAGCTGGGATTGCAAGCGGTTTGGGCTATGGAGACAACTTCATCGCCGTCTATGTTTCCAACGCCATTCGTGAAATGGAAATTTTCCTGGAGTCTATTTATCCTGAGAAAAGA belongs to Chryseobacterium sp. KACC 21268 and includes:
- a CDS encoding NAD(P)-binding domain-containing protein, which translates into the protein MTKKSTKSSKNVRVGVLGSGSFATAIVKMLAENCKTVNWCVRNEFVKGAIEQRGHNPTYLTTVSFNLKKLQITTDINELVSNCDVIILAVPSIYLAESMEKLTCDYQDKLFCSAIKGIVPKHNDIVAHYLKDQFKIGFKNQAVIAGPCHAEEVAMERLSYLTVAVAGQDDADVLKSVLSSYYIKVNTSCDILGNEYSAILKNIYAIGAGIASGLGYGDNFIAVYVSNAIREMEIFLESIYPEKRDVNESAYLGDLIVTAYSLFSRNRNLGNLIGKGYTVKSAIQSMSMVAEGYYATKGIYSICEEKKLKLPIINAVYDILYEGKNAEKQFAKLTEKLT